The Lycium barbarum isolate Lr01 chromosome 12, ASM1917538v2, whole genome shotgun sequence genome includes a region encoding these proteins:
- the LOC132621802 gene encoding squalene epoxidase 3-like, with protein sequence MVNFMMDKYIVPSFIVSLLGFILLYILRPRTPNYYKKKDNKSGETNNVITSNCKSEKGSDNTDVIIVGAGVAGAALAHTLGKEGRKVLVIERDLTEPDRIVGELLQPGGYLKLIELGLEDCVENIDAQRVVGYALFKDGKSTNVSYPLENFHSDVAGRSFHNGRFIQKMREKAATLPNVRLEQGTVISLIEENGSIKGVQYKTKAGQELKAHAPLTVVCDGCFSNLRRSLCDPKVDIPSCFVGLVLELENDRLPYPNHGHVILADPSPILFYPISSTEIRCLVDVPGQKLPSLANGDMANYLKTMVAPQVPPELHDAFLSAIDKGHIRTMPNRSMPAAPYPTPGALLLGDSFNMRHPLTGGGMTVALSDIAVLRNLLMPLQDLNDADELCKYLESFYTLRKPVASTINTLAGALYKVFCASPDQARREMREACFDYLSLGGTCSTGPVALLSGLNPSPLSLVLHFFAVAIYGVGRLFVPFPSPKRLWIGARLISSASGIIFPIIKAEGIRQMFFPTTIPAYHRAPPVNKGSD encoded by the exons ATGGTGAATTTCATGATGGATAAATATATTGTTCCCAGTTTTATTGTTTCTCTGTTGGGGTTCattcttctttatattttgagaCCAAGAACTCCcaattattataaaaaaaaagacaataAATCTGGTGAGACCAACAATGTAATTACAAGCAATTGTAAATCAGAGAAAGGGAGCGATAATACGGATGTAATTATTGTTGGAGCTGGGGTTGCTGGTGCTGCTCTTGCTCATACCCTTGGCAAG GAAGGGCGCAAAGTTCTCGTCATTGAAAGGGATTTAACAGAGCCCGACCGGATTGTCGGCGAGTTGCTACAGCCTGGGGGTTACCTTAAATTGATTGAGTTGGGCCTTGAAG ATTGTGTTGAGAATATTGATGCCCAGCGGGTGGTTGGATATGCTCTTTTCAAGGATGGAAAGAGCACAAACGTTTCTTATCCCTTGGAAAATTTCCATTCGGATGTGGCTGGGAGAAGCTTCCACAATGGCCGTTTCATACAGAAGATGAGAGAAAAAGCAGCTACTCTTCCCAA TGTACGATTGGAGCAAGGCACCGTAATATCCTTGATTGAAGAAAATGGATCCATTAAAGGTGTTCAGTACAAAACGAAGGCTGGTCAAGAACTTAAAGCACATGCTCCTCTTACAGTAGTTTGTGATGGGTGCTTTTCAAACTTGCGACGCTCTCTTTGTGACCCTAAG GTTGACATTCCGTCTTGCTTTGTTGGTCTGGTATTGGAATTGGAGAATGATCGGCTTCCATACCCAAACCATGGGCATGTTATTCTGGCAGATCCTTCTCCCATCTTATTTTATCCTATCAGTAGCACGGAAATTCGCTGCTTGGTTGATGTACCTGGTCAAAAGCTTCCTTCTCTTGCTAATGGTGATATGGCAAATTATTTGAAGACTATGGTGGCTCCCCAG GTCCCACCTGAGCTACATGATGCATTTCTATCTGCAATTGATAAGGGACATATTAGAACTATGCCAAATAGGAGCATGCCAGCTGCTCCCTATCCTACACCTGGAGCTTTGTTGCTAGGTGATTCTTTCAACATGCGCCATCCTTTAACTGGTGGGGGAATGACTGTTGCGCTTTCAGACATTGCAGTGTTAAGGAATCTCCTTATGCCGTTGCAAGACCTGAATGATGCAGATGAGTTATGTAAATATCTGGAGTCCTTTTATACTTTGCGCAAG CCAGTGGCTTCCACAATAAATACTTTGGCTGGAGCTCTGTATAAAGTGTTTTGTGCCTCTCCTGATCAAGCAAGGAGGGAAATGCGAGAGGCATGTTTTGACTATTTGAGCCTTGGAGGCACATGTTCAACAGGACCTGTAGCTCTACTCTCTGGTCTTAATCCTAGCCCGCTGAGCCTGGTGCTCCATTTCTTTGCAGTGGCCATTTATGGAGTTGGTCGTTTATTCGTACCTTTTCCTTCTCCAAAGAGGTTGTGGATTGGAGCTAGATTAATTTCG tcTGCATCAGGCATCATATTTCCCATCATAAAGGCAGAAGGGATCCGGCAAATGTTCTtcccaacaacaataccagcaTATCACAGAGCTCCTCCTGTAAACAAGGGTTCAGATTAA